The following proteins are co-located in the Pseudomonas sp. DY-1 genome:
- a CDS encoding AAA family ATPase, producing the protein MKVLVLTGPESSGKSWLAATIQAEFGGLLVGEYVRHFIEREQRDTCYADIPAIARGQLEWEDNARAKAPPLLILDTHLLSNILWSRKLFKDCPEWLERELLSRSYDLHLLLSPQRVEWVDDGQRCQPELADRMTFFEDCRSWLDGTGQRYEVIEGDWQSRRLQVLQRIARWLR; encoded by the coding sequence ATGAAAGTGCTGGTACTGACGGGGCCTGAATCCAGCGGCAAGAGCTGGCTGGCGGCGACGATCCAGGCTGAATTCGGCGGCCTGCTCGTGGGGGAGTACGTACGCCACTTTATCGAGCGCGAACAGCGTGACACCTGTTATGCCGACATCCCAGCCATTGCCCGCGGCCAGCTCGAATGGGAAGACAATGCCCGCGCCAAGGCGCCGCCCCTGCTGATTCTCGATACCCACCTGCTCAGCAACATCCTCTGGAGCCGCAAGCTATTCAAAGACTGCCCAGAGTGGCTGGAGCGCGAGCTACTGTCGCGCAGCTACGACCTGCACCTGTTGTTGAGTCCGCAGCGCGTTGAATGGGTGGACGACGGCCAGCGCTGCCAGCCTGAATTAGCGGATCGAATGACGTTCTTCGAGGATTGCAGGAGCTGGCTGGATGGCACCGGCCAGCGATATGAAGTGATCGAAGGGGACTGGCAAAGCCGCCGTCTGCAAGTGCTGCAACGGATTGCTCGTTGGCTGCGCTGA
- the pnuC gene encoding nicotinamide riboside transporter PnuC, translating to MSPLELIAASLGVLAVWLTVRQNPWCWPIGLVMVLMYSWIFFEVKLYSDMLLQLVYAVLQLYGWWQWTDGGTLHNGRQVSRLGTQPLALGVFSGAVGSLVLGFVMATWTDAAAPWWDAALTAFSLVAQFWMAHKRVECWLLWIVLDVLFVLLFLSKGLYLTAALYGLFTLLAVQGWRTWRRELAPAAA from the coding sequence GTGTCCCCTCTCGAACTCATCGCCGCCAGCCTGGGCGTGCTGGCGGTCTGGCTCACCGTCAGGCAGAACCCGTGGTGCTGGCCCATCGGCCTGGTCATGGTTCTGATGTACAGCTGGATCTTCTTCGAAGTGAAGCTCTACTCAGACATGCTCCTGCAACTGGTCTACGCCGTTCTTCAGCTCTACGGCTGGTGGCAATGGACCGACGGCGGCACGCTGCACAACGGTCGTCAGGTCAGCCGCCTGGGCACGCAACCGCTAGCCTTGGGTGTTTTTTCCGGAGCCGTCGGTAGTCTTGTGTTGGGATTTGTCATGGCAACCTGGACCGACGCCGCAGCGCCCTGGTGGGATGCCGCGCTCACCGCCTTCAGCCTGGTGGCCCAGTTCTGGATGGCACACAAGCGTGTCGAATGCTGGCTGCTCTGGATCGTGCTGGACGTGCTTTTCGTCCTGCTCTTCCTCAGCAAGGGGCTTTATCTAACCGCCGCGCTCTATGGGCTTTTCACCCTGCTGGCCGTGCAGGGCTGGCGCACCTGGAGGCGCGAGCTGGCGCCAGCCGCAGCATGA
- a CDS encoding methyl-accepting chemotaxis protein: MHSLRNLPISRRLWLILIVAVFMLVTLGVLMLQQIYDDLYQGKEQKTRHVVETAVGVLQYYQSQEAAGTLPREEAQKQAMQAVRVLRYDKGDYFWINDLTPRMIMHPTNAKLEGQDLSGYKDPDGKALFNEMARVAKAQGAGFVEYRWPKPGASDPVPKVSYVQLFAPWGWVIGSGIYIDDMQVEFRDQAMRASLVGLAIAIVMALLVIVIARSITRPLDEVVSAMANIASGEGDLTSSLDTQGRDEITALGGHFNAFTGKLRGVIRQSLDAANALDQAASSLDGIASNGLRQSEQQSLQMEQVATAINEVTYGVQDVAKNAEHAASEVLHAEEQARQGHDNIDSSLRQIDQLSTTITKAVDVIQTLAQESAQIGSVLEVIRSIAEQTNLLALNAAIEAARAGEQGRGFAVVADEVRLLAQRTQKSTAEIQVMIERLQQNSAAAVQVIDESNRASRATVDQASQAGESLAQIAQVLRTLTGLNASIASATLQQSHVVEDINQNVTQAAGLAHDSASAAEQTTGASQRLGQLAEQLNQLLGQFRV, encoded by the coding sequence ATGCACAGCTTGCGCAACCTGCCGATCAGCCGCCGTCTCTGGCTGATCCTCATCGTCGCGGTATTCATGCTGGTCACCCTTGGCGTGCTGATGCTGCAGCAGATCTACGACGACCTCTACCAGGGTAAGGAGCAGAAGACCCGCCATGTGGTCGAGACCGCAGTGGGCGTGCTGCAGTACTACCAGTCCCAGGAAGCCGCAGGCACCCTGCCCCGCGAAGAAGCGCAGAAGCAAGCGATGCAGGCAGTCCGCGTCCTGCGTTACGACAAGGGCGACTACTTCTGGATCAACGATCTGACGCCGCGCATGATCATGCACCCAACCAACGCCAAACTGGAGGGCCAGGATCTCTCCGGCTACAAGGACCCGGACGGCAAGGCGCTGTTCAATGAAATGGCGCGCGTTGCCAAGGCTCAGGGCGCAGGCTTCGTCGAGTACCGCTGGCCCAAACCGGGTGCGAGCGACCCGGTGCCGAAGGTTTCCTACGTCCAGTTGTTCGCCCCCTGGGGCTGGGTAATCGGCTCGGGCATCTACATCGACGACATGCAGGTGGAGTTCCGTGATCAGGCCATGCGCGCCTCATTGGTGGGATTGGCCATTGCCATCGTGATGGCGCTGCTGGTCATCGTCATCGCGCGCAGCATCACCCGTCCGCTGGACGAAGTGGTTTCCGCGATGGCCAACATTGCCAGCGGCGAGGGCGACCTCACCAGCAGCCTGGATACCCAAGGCCGCGACGAGATCACGGCCCTGGGCGGTCACTTCAATGCCTTTACAGGAAAACTGCGAGGCGTGATCCGCCAGTCCCTGGACGCCGCAAACGCCCTCGACCAGGCCGCGAGCAGCCTCGACGGCATTGCCAGCAACGGGCTGCGCCAGAGCGAGCAGCAATCGCTGCAAATGGAGCAAGTGGCCACCGCCATCAACGAAGTCACCTACGGCGTGCAGGACGTGGCGAAGAACGCCGAGCATGCGGCCAGTGAAGTGCTTCACGCCGAAGAGCAGGCGCGCCAGGGCCATGACAACATCGACAGCAGCCTGCGACAGATCGACCAACTCTCCACCACCATCACCAAGGCGGTGGACGTCATCCAGACGCTGGCTCAGGAAAGCGCCCAGATCGGCAGTGTGCTGGAAGTGATCCGTTCAATTGCCGAACAGACCAACCTGCTGGCACTGAATGCCGCCATCGAAGCCGCCCGGGCCGGCGAGCAGGGCCGTGGATTTGCCGTGGTGGCCGATGAAGTTCGCCTGCTGGCCCAGCGAACCCAGAAGTCGACCGCAGAAATCCAGGTCATGATCGAACGCCTGCAGCAGAACTCCGCGGCAGCAGTTCAGGTGATCGACGAAAGCAACCGCGCCTCCCGCGCCACGGTGGACCAGGCCAGCCAGGCCGGCGAGAGCCTGGCGCAGATCGCCCAGGTGCTGCGCACCCTGACAGGTCTCAACGCCTCGATTGCCAGCGCTACGTTGCAGCAATCCCACGTGGTGGAGGACATCAACCAGAACGTCACCCAGGCTGCCGGCCTGGCCCACGACAGCGCCAGTGCGGCCGAACAGACCACAGGCGCCAGCCAGCGCCTCGGACAACTGGCCGAGCAGCTCAACCAACTGCTGGGACAGTTCCGCGTGTAG
- a CDS encoding undecaprenyl-diphosphate phosphatase yields MDLWTALQAIILGIVEGLTEFLPISSTGHQIVVADLLGFTGERAIAFNIIIQLAAILAVVWEYRRKIFDVVVGLPTQRNAQRFTLNLLVAFFPAVILGVAFSDIIHHYLFNPITVASALVVGGVVILWAEQRQHRVEAESVDEMTWKHALKVGCAQCLALVPGTSRSGATIIGGLLFGLSRKAATEFSFFLAMPTMVGAAVYSGYKYRDLFQPSDLPVFALGSVVSFIFAMIAVRSLLKFIGSHSYAAFAWYRIGFGLLILATWQLGLIDWSTAQP; encoded by the coding sequence ATGGATTTGTGGACGGCCTTGCAGGCCATCATTCTGGGGATTGTCGAGGGCCTGACGGAGTTCCTGCCGATCTCCAGTACCGGCCACCAGATCGTGGTCGCGGACCTGCTGGGATTCACCGGTGAACGGGCGATCGCCTTCAACATCATCATCCAGCTCGCAGCCATTCTCGCAGTTGTCTGGGAATATCGACGCAAGATCTTCGACGTCGTCGTCGGCCTGCCCACACAGCGCAACGCCCAGCGCTTCACCCTCAACCTGCTGGTGGCCTTCTTCCCGGCAGTGATCCTGGGGGTGGCGTTCTCCGACATCATTCACCACTACCTGTTCAACCCCATCACCGTTGCGTCGGCCCTGGTGGTCGGTGGCGTGGTCATTCTCTGGGCGGAGCAGCGTCAGCATCGCGTAGAGGCCGAATCCGTAGATGAAATGACCTGGAAGCATGCACTCAAGGTTGGTTGCGCACAGTGCCTGGCGCTGGTTCCGGGCACCTCCCGCTCGGGTGCGACCATCATTGGCGGGCTGCTCTTCGGTCTGTCGCGCAAGGCGGCCACCGAGTTTTCCTTCTTCCTCGCCATGCCCACCATGGTCGGCGCGGCAGTCTACTCGGGCTACAAGTATCGCGACCTGTTCCAGCCGAGCGACCTGCCGGTGTTCGCCCTGGGCTCCGTGGTGTCGTTCATCTTCGCCATGATCGCCGTGCGCAGTCTGCTGAAGTTCATTGGTAGCCACAGTTACGCGGCGTTCGCCTGGTATCGCATCGGCTTCGGCCTGTTGATCCTGGCGACCTGGCAGTTGGGGCTGATCGACTGGTCCACTGCACAGCCCTGA
- a CDS encoding heavy metal sensor histidine kinase, giving the protein MRRLSLTARLGLLFAACTAAVSLIAGVLFSRASEAHFVELDQQLLEIRMTAFRALVNDVDSLAALAPRLEALQTELRLHPDLALRLEGRDGNYWFNSADGLRAPGRDGLHDWQQDGIDYRVYSAPLRPQDPDSPRLSLALDITHHQHFLERMQRLIWLTVGLSALATALLGAWAARRGLRPLHRMAEVAAGVSANSLTARLADDQVPPELVELVRAFNAMLARLDDTFQRLSAFSADIAHELRTPLSNLLTQTQVILSQDRSSDEYRETLHSNLEELQRLAQMVSDMLFLAKAEHGLLATNRKTLELGDELDVLLDYFSPLAEEAEVTMVRHGDGQLNADREMLRRALSNLLDNALRFTPQGGRIEVELVRHTNGLNLTVANNGEDIRPELLPRLFDRFFRADPARREGREHAGLGLAITRSIVRAHGGEIRCESANGWTRFILEFPTP; this is encoded by the coding sequence ATGCGCAGACTCTCACTCACCGCCCGCCTGGGCCTGCTCTTCGCCGCGTGCACGGCGGCCGTCTCGCTGATTGCCGGCGTCCTCTTCAGCCGCGCCAGCGAAGCGCACTTCGTCGAACTCGACCAGCAATTGCTGGAAATCCGCATGACCGCGTTTCGTGCCCTGGTCAATGACGTCGACAGCCTTGCTGCTCTGGCGCCCCGACTGGAGGCTCTGCAGACAGAGCTGCGTCTGCATCCGGACCTTGCCTTGCGTCTGGAGGGCCGCGACGGCAACTACTGGTTCAACAGCGCGGACGGCCTGCGCGCACCAGGTCGTGATGGGCTGCATGACTGGCAGCAGGATGGCATCGACTACCGGGTGTACAGCGCGCCATTGCGGCCCCAGGACCCGGATTCGCCGCGCCTTTCGCTAGCGCTGGACATCACTCATCACCAGCATTTCCTCGAACGCATGCAGCGGCTGATCTGGCTTACAGTGGGGCTCTCCGCCCTTGCCACGGCGCTGCTTGGCGCCTGGGCTGCACGTAGAGGCCTACGCCCCTTGCACCGTATGGCCGAAGTAGCCGCTGGGGTGTCTGCCAATTCCCTGACCGCTCGGCTGGCGGACGATCAGGTTCCCCCGGAGCTGGTGGAACTGGTGCGCGCCTTCAACGCCATGCTGGCGCGCCTGGACGACACCTTTCAGCGGCTCTCGGCCTTCTCCGCCGATATCGCCCATGAACTGCGCACACCGTTGTCCAACCTGCTGACCCAGACGCAGGTAATCCTCAGCCAGGATCGCTCTTCAGATGAATATCGCGAGACCCTGCATTCCAACCTGGAAGAACTCCAGCGCCTGGCGCAAATGGTCAGCGACATGCTGTTCCTGGCGAAGGCCGAGCACGGCTTGCTGGCCACCAACAGAAAGACACTGGAGCTGGGCGACGAATTGGACGTGCTGCTGGATTACTTCAGCCCCCTTGCCGAGGAGGCGGAGGTGACCATGGTCCGCCATGGCGACGGCCAGTTGAACGCCGACCGGGAAATGCTGCGCCGTGCGCTATCCAACCTGCTGGACAACGCGCTGCGCTTCACCCCGCAAGGTGGCCGCATCGAAGTAGAGCTGGTCAGACACACCAACGGCCTGAACCTGACGGTGGCCAACAACGGCGAGGATATCCGCCCGGAATTGCTGCCGCGCCTGTTCGACCGTTTCTTCCGTGCCGACCCCGCGCGCCGCGAAGGTCGTGAGCATGCCGGCCTGGGCCTGGCCATCACCCGCTCCATCGTGCGCGCCCATGGCGGCGAAATCCGCTGCGAATCCGCCAATGGCTGGACACGCTTCATCCTCGAATTCCCCACCCCCTGA
- a CDS encoding heavy metal response regulator transcription factor, which translates to MKLLIIEDEPKTGQFLRQGMSEAGLAADLVTNGLEGRDLALAGGYDLIILDVMLPGLDGWQVLRSLRQAGLQVPVLFLTARDAVDERVHGLELGADDYLIKPFAFAELLARVRTLLRRGASAPQESSLEFADLHLDLLSRRVERGGRRIDLTTKEFALLEFLLRRQGEVLPKTLIAAEVWDMHFDSETNVIEVAVRRLRAKLDDDFPTKLIHTVRGMGYVLEAREG; encoded by the coding sequence ATGAAACTACTGATAATCGAAGATGAACCCAAGACCGGCCAGTTCCTGCGCCAGGGCATGAGCGAGGCCGGCCTGGCTGCCGACCTCGTCACCAACGGACTGGAGGGCCGCGACCTGGCACTCGCGGGCGGCTATGACCTGATCATCCTCGACGTGATGCTTCCCGGCCTCGACGGCTGGCAGGTACTGCGCAGCCTACGCCAGGCCGGGCTGCAGGTGCCGGTGCTGTTCCTGACCGCACGGGACGCGGTGGACGAGCGCGTCCACGGCCTGGAACTCGGTGCCGACGACTACCTGATCAAACCCTTCGCCTTCGCCGAACTCCTCGCCCGTGTGCGCACCCTGCTCCGCCGCGGCGCCAGCGCCCCGCAGGAATCCAGCCTGGAGTTCGCCGACCTGCACCTGGACCTGCTAAGCCGCAGGGTCGAACGCGGCGGCCGACGCATCGACCTGACGACCAAGGAGTTCGCCCTGCTGGAATTTCTGCTGCGCCGCCAGGGCGAAGTCCTGCCCAAGACACTGATCGCCGCCGAAGTCTGGGACATGCATTTCGACAGCGAAACCAACGTAATCGAGGTCGCCGTCCGCCGACTGCGGGCAAAGCTCGATGACGACTTCCCCACCAAGCTGATCCATACCGTGCGCGGCATGGGTTACGTGCTGGAGGCGCGCGAAGGCTGA
- the queF gene encoding NADPH-dependent 7-cyano-7-deazaguanine reductase QueF (Catalyzes the NADPH-dependent reduction of 7-cyano-7-deazaguanine (preQ0) to 7-aminomethyl-7-deazaguanine (preQ1) in queuosine biosynthesis): MHHPAEHSPLGKSSEYVSTYSPELLFPISRVTKWNELGLTVATLPYQGVDFWNCYELSWLTPSGKPVVAISEFAIPADSPNIIESKSFKLYLNSLNQSVFANASELEQVLARDLSAAAGAPVAVRVRSLAEVEAEGVAASPGVCIDELDIAIDRYEHPQPELLRAEGGRQVDEAIHSHLLKSNCPVTGQPDWGTVVVEYRGSRRLDHASFLAYLVSFRQHADFHEQCVERIFLDLKRLLEPEVLTVHARYVRRGGLDINPYRSTHPVQTDNRRLVRQ; the protein is encoded by the coding sequence ATGCATCACCCCGCCGAACACTCGCCGCTGGGCAAGTCCAGCGAGTACGTCAGCACCTACAGCCCGGAGCTGCTGTTTCCCATCTCCCGCGTGACCAAGTGGAACGAACTGGGCCTGACTGTCGCGACCTTGCCGTACCAGGGCGTGGATTTCTGGAACTGCTACGAGCTGTCATGGCTGACCCCGTCCGGCAAACCGGTCGTGGCGATCAGCGAGTTCGCCATTCCTGCTGATTCGCCCAATATCATCGAATCCAAGTCGTTCAAGCTGTACCTCAATTCGCTGAACCAGTCCGTCTTTGCCAATGCCTCCGAGCTTGAGCAGGTGCTGGCGCGGGACCTGAGCGCGGCAGCGGGTGCTCCGGTCGCCGTACGGGTGCGCAGCCTGGCCGAGGTCGAAGCCGAAGGTGTCGCGGCTTCGCCCGGCGTCTGCATCGACGAGCTGGATATCGCCATCGACCGTTACGAACACCCGCAGCCCGAACTGCTTCGTGCCGAAGGCGGCCGGCAGGTGGACGAGGCGATTCACAGTCATCTGCTGAAGTCCAATTGTCCGGTCACCGGCCAGCCGGACTGGGGCACGGTGGTGGTGGAATATCGTGGGTCCAGGCGCCTGGATCACGCGAGCTTCCTCGCCTACCTGGTGAGCTTCCGCCAGCATGCTGACTTCCATGAGCAGTGCGTTGAGCGCATCTTCCTTGACCTCAAGCGGCTGTTGGAGCCGGAAGTGCTGACCGTCCATGCGCGTTATGTGCGTCGCGGCGGACTGGATATCAATCCCTACCGCAGCACCCATCCGGTGCAGACTGACAATCGTCGTCTGGTTCGGCAGTGA
- a CDS encoding DUF4404 family protein → MPERLQQQLQQLRDQLAEEPPLDAEERASLIELMQEIELRLAHDAAMAPDANLVDGVNLAVERFETRHPTLAGTLRNIMQSLANMGI, encoded by the coding sequence ATGCCTGAACGCCTGCAGCAGCAACTGCAACAACTGCGCGACCAGTTGGCCGAGGAACCGCCGCTGGATGCGGAGGAGCGCGCATCGCTGATCGAGTTGATGCAGGAAATCGAACTGCGTCTGGCGCACGATGCCGCCATGGCGCCGGACGCCAATCTGGTGGACGGGGTCAACCTGGCCGTCGAGCGCTTCGAGACCCGTCACCCTACCCTTGCCGGGACCTTGCGCAACATCATGCAAAGCCTCGCGAACATGGGTATCTAG
- a CDS encoding HAD family phosphatase, which translates to MPQSQSPAFTAFLFGLSGCLVDFGARTLPLALGRLLPDCPAPRLAEAAALPPRAALDHALGAPASEALHQAFLQQLLDAASEHAEAVPGLDELAALVDGYGVPCAWLDELPAQVCWRLAAPLPAWMKGSESNGTRPWPAPDNCWQALSGLGVPHLDGCVLVSANPRLLESGLNAGIWTIGLAASGPLCGLAPADWRALDGTERDRLRATATLELYRLGAHSVIDHLGELAPCLADLAYRREKGEKP; encoded by the coding sequence ATGCCTCAAAGCCAATCGCCCGCCTTCACCGCCTTCCTCTTCGGCCTCTCTGGCTGTCTCGTGGACTTCGGTGCCCGCACCCTGCCCCTTGCCCTGGGCCGACTGCTGCCAGACTGTCCGGCCCCGCGTCTGGCCGAAGCCGCCGCCCTACCTCCACGTGCCGCCCTCGACCATGCGCTGGGAGCTCCTGCCAGCGAAGCGCTGCACCAGGCCTTCCTGCAACAGCTGCTGGACGCCGCCAGCGAGCACGCTGAAGCCGTCCCTGGCCTGGACGAGCTGGCGGCGCTCGTCGATGGCTACGGAGTGCCCTGTGCCTGGCTCGACGAGTTGCCCGCGCAGGTGTGTTGGCGTCTGGCTGCGCCCCTCCCCGCCTGGATGAAGGGCAGCGAATCCAATGGAACACGCCCCTGGCCAGCGCCAGACAACTGCTGGCAAGCGCTGTCTGGCCTTGGTGTACCGCACCTCGACGGCTGTGTGCTGGTGAGCGCCAATCCGCGCCTGCTGGAATCGGGATTGAACGCCGGAATCTGGACCATTGGCCTCGCCGCCAGCGGCCCCCTATGCGGGCTGGCACCGGCGGACTGGCGAGCCCTGGATGGCACAGAGCGCGACCGCCTGCGTGCCACTGCCACCCTGGAGTTGTATCGCCTGGGCGCCCATTCAGTGATCGACCACCTTGGCGAGCTGGCGCCCTGCCTGGCAGACCTCGCCTACCGGCGCGAGAAGGGCGAAAAACCCTGA
- a CDS encoding acyl-CoA thioesterase produces MLHVAHIPVRWGDMDSYGHVNNTLYIQYLEEARVAWFESLGIAMNNVSQGPVVLQTLHTYLKPVVHPATVVIELYAGAVGKSSLVLEHRLSTLEAPATLYGEGHCKLVWIDHATDRSVPVPDDLRLAMGAGKRQ; encoded by the coding sequence TTGCTTCATGTTGCTCACATTCCCGTCCGCTGGGGTGACATGGACAGCTACGGACACGTCAACAACACCCTTTACATCCAGTACCTGGAAGAAGCCCGGGTCGCCTGGTTCGAAAGTCTGGGCATCGCCATGAACAATGTGTCCCAAGGCCCCGTCGTTCTGCAGACCCTGCATACCTACCTCAAGCCGGTGGTGCATCCCGCCACTGTTGTCATAGAGCTCTACGCTGGGGCCGTGGGCAAAAGCAGCCTGGTGCTGGAACACCGCCTGAGCACTCTGGAAGCCCCGGCGACGCTCTATGGCGAAGGGCACTGCAAGTTGGTCTGGATCGATCACGCAACCGACAGATCGGTACCGGTGCCAGATGACCTGCGCCTGGCCATGGGGGCCGGCAAGCGGCAGTAA
- a CDS encoding VacJ family lipoprotein encodes MQLIGARWLDRLGRALACVTLAVLPIAANAAEEDPWEGFNRVMFRFNDTLDTYALKPVAKGYQTVTPQFLEDGIHNVFNNVGDVGNLANDLFQAKFHNAGVDTSRLVFNTTFGLLGFFDVATTMGLQRNDEDFGQTLGYWGVSSGPYLVIPFLGPSTVRDAGGKVPDSFLEPYPYIDHVPTRNVTRAVDVVDTRASLLSAEKLITGDKYIFIRNAYLQNREFKVKDGEVEDDF; translated from the coding sequence ATGCAATTGATCGGCGCTCGGTGGCTCGATCGTCTGGGCCGTGCTCTAGCCTGTGTCACCCTGGCAGTGCTGCCCATCGCTGCGAATGCCGCGGAAGAGGACCCTTGGGAGGGTTTCAATCGCGTGATGTTCCGCTTCAATGACACCCTTGATACCTACGCCCTGAAACCCGTTGCCAAGGGCTATCAGACCGTGACCCCGCAGTTCCTTGAAGATGGGATCCACAACGTCTTCAACAACGTCGGTGACGTCGGCAATCTGGCCAACGACCTGTTCCAGGCCAAGTTCCACAATGCTGGTGTCGACACCAGCCGCCTGGTGTTCAACACCACCTTCGGCCTGTTGGGCTTCTTCGACGTGGCCACTACGATGGGCCTGCAGCGCAACGATGAAGACTTCGGCCAGACGCTCGGCTACTGGGGCGTGAGCAGCGGGCCGTACCTGGTCATCCCGTTCCTCGGCCCAAGCACCGTGCGCGATGCCGGCGGCAAGGTGCCGGATTCGTTCCTCGAACCCTATCCCTACATCGACCATGTGCCGACCCGCAACGTCACCCGTGCCGTGGACGTGGTGGATACCCGCGCCAGCCTGTTGTCAGCCGAGAAGCTGATTACCGGCGACAAGTACATCTTCATTCGCAATGCCTACCTGCAGAACCGCGAGTTCAAGGTCAAGGACGGCGAGGTCGAAGACGATTTCTGA
- a CDS encoding PilZ domain-containing protein, with protein MSLDDRNYSEKRDFIRMQVQTKAVLEHAGQQYPALCLDLSSSGMQLEASAKLSVGDCVRVLIPSEHSSLKGLEADAEVVRIGEGTDGSRFFGLAILALR; from the coding sequence GTGAGCCTGGACGACCGCAACTACAGCGAGAAGCGCGATTTTATAAGGATGCAGGTGCAGACCAAAGCCGTCCTGGAGCACGCCGGCCAGCAGTACCCTGCCCTTTGCCTGGACCTTTCCAGCAGCGGCATGCAGCTCGAAGCGAGCGCCAAACTCAGCGTGGGAGATTGCGTTCGGGTGCTCATTCCTTCCGAGCACAGTTCGCTCAAGGGGCTGGAAGCCGATGCCGAAGTGGTTCGCATCGGCGAAGGCACGGATGGCAGTCGCTTCTTCGGCCTGGCCATTCTGGCTCTCCGCTAG